TATCCACCCAGCAGAGCAGCACTAATGAGGAGTCCAGccagcactgcaaaaaatgtaaccacaaaaagtcaagacaacaataTTTGTATGCTGCTTTACCCtattttaatcaattaatcaggtttcaaactaaactttttaaagttatgCTTTTATAAACTAAGTTATGCTTTTAACATATATAACTTATACAGTTAACtgcatatttttagtcagtttgattgatgtgttAAATTTGAAAAGTTACTAAAAGTATTTAGTCAGCAatacttttttttacagcaaGATGAGTGGGATATCAAGCTGATTAATTTCACTCAATCGTGTGACTACACCACAGGCCACGCTTTTAATttgaaagaataaaaaagacaacaatCACTGGCGCTTGATTTGACTTGAGTTGATTTGTTGGTCTTAACAACTATGTACTTGCAtcccaaaatgtaaaaaagtattaGAGATCACTCTTGAATTGGGTCAAGGACAGGTTTGGTAGAATGGGTAGATTTTAGAGAGGGTTAAGGTGTAATGAATGGTCAAcattgtaattaaaaatgtaattacagaaattgatTTGAGGTGAAATTACATGCagatatttaatcaatcataagtacaatgtaaaaacatgtaattCCAcaacattgtaacaaatgattaatttcagtgtaagtgcatattagttaaggccacctaatataaagtgggaacaATTTGTCTTATAAATGCAAGTGTTGTCATGTTTATTAAATAACTCATCCTCCCATATTGCAGATTCATTTCAGGAGGTTATTCTAGAATATAAAACTTGTGTAATTGTGTGTCCAAGACACAAATGTCATTATCAGATGTCATTGTAATGTCAATGACCCAAACTGGTTAAAGAACATTGCATACATTGTTTGCATACAGGTCGAAGTAACAATTTCTCCCCAGATGATGCCCTCATGAAACCCTTTATCTGGAAGTTCTCGATATTCACTACTCATGCAAACAATGCTAAAAGAAAAGACTTATGGCTGACAGAACATGTTTGTTTTTAGTACCACATAATGTAGTCAAACACTAAGAAGAACTTTCAATAATTTCTAGGAGTGTTGGACTTCACTTAACACCACCCTTAATAACCGCCATCAGAAATAAGCCAATCATTTAAGTACTTTTTGCATTGTTGCATGAAACTTAGTAATTAATATGTCAAAACTCTACTTACTTTCttaaactgaaacaaaaacataaaCCTTGAGTAGGTGATTGCTGTAAATGGTGTCCGTTGTTGAAGTGTTGAACCAGTGGGTTTAGTGTgtcaaatgcctttttttttttcataaataaggCAAATTCCGAGAGATTCCAAATGTTTTGTTGTGACCTTAAGAGTAGAGTAGACAATTTCCGAGAGGCTTGTAGTTGCAAGCTAAGCTTTGAAAGCTAAAGATCCTGCTTTTGATAATCACTGTCCAAAGCCAACTTCCCCTAAAAGACATGAATGCACACAAACAGACCTGAGAAAATACCAGTATCTCAAAACTTCATGTCTCATTCACAAGTGTGAAAACATTACAGTACTAAGTGCATAATATCATAGTAGTGATGATAAGCCAGTCTGCATAGCAGGAATGTGCTGATGATGTATGCTTTTTGTGCAAACAGTGTGCAGAGGTATGCAAATCCATATGTTGACAGGCAGATAGGACAACCTTCGTATTGTTATGTTTAGTAATACACATCTACAGTCCCTTCTGTGTTTGCCCATTGAATACTCTGAGAACATGAAAGTGTtcttaacttcattcattcattcattcattcattcattttcttgtcggcttagtccctttattaaaccgccaacttatccagcaagtttttgcgcagcgcatgccctttcagccgcaacccatctctgggaaacatccacacacacattcactacggacaatttagcctacccaattcacctgtaccacatgtctttggactgtgggggaaaccggagcacccggaggaaacccacgcgaaggcagggagaacatgcaaactccacacagaaacgccaacttagccgaggttcgaaccagcgacccagcgaccttcttgctgtgaggcaacagtattacctactgcgccactgcctcgccgttcttaactttaataatgaatataaCAACTATTTCAAGAGTCAAAAAACATAAAAGAGGACCAAAACTTTCACAACAATTATTATACTGTTAAATAATTCAATGTGCAGGTTATGCATTTTAATTAGTCATGAAAAACATGTAgatttatttttgaatatatcTATCTATCAAGTATTTGAATAGTTGAGTAGTTCTCACAGATACAACATATAGAAGTGAAACTTAACTTCTGTTTGTTCCAATGTTccaaaaccaatataaaatatgtatttaatgtgAACATAATACATAGTTCACTATTGGGGATTTCAATAATGTGAATATAATTAGACTGGTTCTATAAGTTGTTTTTTGTTCTTCTGTTTCTTCCTCCCTGGCCCTTTGCTGTTTTTAACTGTTTACATAACATTACACAAAATGTATATGGGTTATGTAAATTACAGTATGAACATAAAGTAAgcttcattcatcttcttttcagcttagtccctttattaatctggggtcgccacagcagaatcacTGCAACatccataaactctcattcacacacatacactacagacattttagcttacccagttcacatataccacatttttggacttgtgggggaaagcggagcagaggaaacccacgtgaacatggggaaaacatgcaaactccacacagaaatgccaactgacccagcagaggctcgaaccagcgaccttcttgctgtgaggtgattgtgctacccactgtgccaccatgctgccctagtaaacttaaaaaaaattcatttgctTGTATGAGACTGAAATAATGTTATGtgactattttttaataaaatacaaaatatgtcTGAAGAAATATTTATCACCAAAAAGAATCGCAAGAATAAGCAAAAAACCTGCTTGCACTttgatcattattttaaaaaagtcattACATCTGAAACATTACTTTTGTGTGTTATAATAGCCTCAGTTCTTGGTCTTTTCTGATCCTGAAATAACATGGACATATTCATATGAATCTCATATAAAAAGtagcatattttaaaaatgatgctGCAATCCAGATTGTGtctatttatatctatttaaaatgataaattggATACTTTCATTGCAAGCTCAGTTCTctcttttaatttgtttaatggagcatttaatgaaaaataatttttacttgGTGAAAAAAATCTGAGGCAGTGCATGTCTATCTGTGTTATGGTGTTCAGACAAAGGATATGTTACaaagattgtaatgtaatgttatatttaagaaaataaaaagagtcttgtattattaatttaatttatttttatgattattttattatttataacccATCCTCACATCTTTGAAGATCCCTTGAAAAAGTAAGTATGGCAGACTGTAATAAGCATGCAAGGACCACTTCACAAACAATTGGTTTCTCATTACTAATGATGATCTCGCATCAGTTGTATcaatttgtagattttttttaatgagaaaTCTGTGTGAAAAGGAAGAGTGGTACTAATACCTGACTGACCTATTTAGCCAACAGTGCAAATTGATAAAACTAATGTATTCAGATTTGAAGTGCGTATATAACTGTTTTAATGCATGATTTAGTTACAACGTGATGCCACTgagaaagataaaaataaaaaattaagatttctgtgcaatattattattaatgcaatattaatgtaaaaaagtaaTAGTCTTTAAATATACAAAGAAAATTGTTATATGTGAAAATGGAGACTCAATAAATACATTCTTATCTCTACTAAGCGTGAAGATAAATGCTATACCAGACTAATCTTTTCCATTACAGATagacaatttaataattaaaaatcaaaatatataatacttaatataatcttttataatcaataataataattaaaaaaactaaaagatcTTGCCATGTAATGCTTCATGTTAATTCACCCTTTATTATTCTATGATCGTCAATTATAAATACAggttatttgcatatatttttttataatgacCCTGAATTTATGAGGACCAGTAGAGTTCacattgcattattttattaaaggaGGTTCAAGTTCAACTGAGGTAgaacagtatatacagttgaagtaagaattattaaagcccctgaattattagtccccctgtttatttttttccctaatttctgtttaacggagagcagatttttttcaacacatttctaaacataatagttttaataactcatttctaatacctcatttattttatctttgtcatgatgacagtaaataatattagactagatatgtttcaagacacttctacacagcttaaagtgacatttaaaggcttaactaggttaattaggttaaggttagggtaattaggcaagttcttgtataatgatggtttgttctgtagactatcaaaaaatatatataaaataaggggctaatacattttaattttttaaaaaatcaaaaactgcttttattggaactgcgttctggtctaaaaagggaggcgttctgaggcggaccgctggagcgttgctattttgagaaactatgatagatttttcattagaccaaaactaacccggtctaaactccggcgcagagttgcaccttgcttacgcactgcttaatacgcacaagagagcattaggcaaatatctttacatatgaaaaaaatgtaatattaaggatatatatataggatataataagaattgatatagaatataaatataaaggattaaaatattacaaaacatattattttctagcctgcataaatatgaaaaaccactgcttttatgtcttcttcatctcaggaggctttttcagttcattcataacaatttgctttttctataattttattattattagcagtattatttattatatccatatttatatttgttttattaaaaacaagcttagatttgcccacctgtcagaccccagaccatatggggcacagcatgtgttttaggatataaattaggtttttgagcacattttgttattattgttcatttattcgtttgctggaaattagaactgaatttagaaatagttttgaaacgaatatttgcgcttaacaaacaaaattatttatttataggctaattcatgtctgtgcataaaggtttccctatccaagagcgaatgtgaaagtagttccattatctctcattctcacacagtagatgctgtttaacagttttctgttaaataactgttaactgtttgcttgtgaaatgctcattttttccacttaggcttactttgcgtcctgtaaatagcgaatgcggtcttggcgcgacgcagctggctcttaaagggaatgggagatgagactctaattggtttattctcaaaacacacctataattcATTAAGAAATAAACTcgacccttttagaccatgcgccatggcgcaaagcaggttttcccgtcgttaaattagcaaaaacgcgtcctgacacgccctgaaagcgtttgcgccctgcgtttttgcgctctgcgcatggaccgtcaaaatagagcccaaaaaaaattcaaaggggggctaataattctgacttcaactgtaggcacAGAAACTGCAATGAGCAGCACTGAAAAGCAAGATTCACTGGATGAGCTTCATTTTTAAGGTAAGTTATAAACAATTCATATATGCTGAATTTAAGCAACAATTAAATGTGGTAATTTTCACCTTaatctttgtttaaattcagcttatttaaaatgtttgcaaCAGTTCGCAATGAACCATTTTTTTCAGTGAGTCCTCTTGGCACAGCACAAATAAAATGTCAAGTCTTGCTGGCTTCAATTTGAGAAAATCCTACACCTTTCTTGTATCCTTCCTCATTCACATGATCTGCAGAGATGCAAAGACACGTAGACCACAGATTCTGCATTTCTGAATCTCTGCTTTTCCTCAGCTCATCGCTCCTCCACTGACCCTCCTCAGGCTCGTCTAATCAGGCTCCAGACGATGAAGCCTCCTAACAGCATTCCACTGATGAAGAGGAGTCCAGAGGAGGACCAGATCATACTGGAGGAGGAGCCCAAATCCAACTCAAGGGAGAAACGGGCCAAGGAGGAGACACTATTGATCTGCAGGTATTTAAAAGGGTTTATCAATGACTATTACTCATATGTATTCTAATGCTCTGCAATAGAGAATGGGAATGTGTCATTACAATAAATACATCTGGGAATTTATATCGTGGGAGCCTGGATCTCATTGATCTCTATAGGTTTATTGAACACTGACTTGCAATTAACGGTAAGTATGGTTTAGGTCAAatttcatgctattaactacactgaaaaaatgtttcattggatttacaacttttttttaaagtaagttcTGGCAagaatttatatgggctgaatttaaacaaattaagttgaacattactaattttatttgcttgtttaaattaagcctgtataaatagtttgcaataattttctttcatttattaattttccttctgctaagtccctttatttataaggggtcgccacaacggaatgaaccgccaacctatccagcatatgtttttacacagcagatgcccttccagctgcaacccagtactaggaaacatctatacacactcattaacacacatacactatggaaaatttagtttattaattttacctttaccacatgtctttggactgtgggagaaacaagAGCACCCATAGAAAACTCACACCAACaatgggaaaacatgcaaactccacacagaaatgccaactgatccagtcaggactagaaccagcgacctttgtgCTGTAGGGTgacattgttaataataataagttgatAATAAtaagttgataataataataataataattgttgttgatTAGTAATTATGAAGTATGATCTCATCCCACATCCCAAAACCTACCCAACACCTAAACCtgtctaccttactaactattaataaacaacttaatagtagtttattaagctagtcgTGTTAGTTAATGGTCTGTTAATACTGTGTTTTCAGTGTACTGTCTGtaaatactgtgaattgtgacctaaactaaagtgttctcCAATAAACTGTAAGCTCACACACCAAAATAAGGAAAAAATCATATATGAGAATGTTCTCTTGCTGCAGCTCAATGATACCCTGTGACTTATGGATAAGCCCACACAAAATCTGTTAGTACAGATATCCATAGATTTCCGTGGATGTTTAGCCCATCAttgtgtctatttatttacttgtttaaatgtgtgtaaatttatatctattcagtttttaaattcatttcagtaatattattgactaatataaaaatattcacatgatttatttacattacagtttgtaaattaatgttttctgtcttttagtaggtaTATTACATAAGAGacctgctttgtttaccaaataagtggatctaattggatttgcattaaatacaagttaaaaggtattctttttttatttcatatattaagtttttagttacgccACTCCCAAAGTCTGGGCCTATTTTGGATTAGCTTGTTCTTTTATTCccagttcatccattcattctgcTCAATTGTGCTCAGCTTCTCTAGCTAATCTGGAATTCATATTTTCAGACACACTGGGCATTtttaatgaagatattttagacaGTCTATTTTTATGAGTGTTTGCTATATTTTTAATGGGTATAAactggtcagtttttttttttctgtggtgaTTAGTATTGGTTTACATTGTGTGcttctgagtgtttcagaaaatTTGGCCGATTCCATGATGCAGATTCCCATTCTCTACAAAAGTATTTTCCATAAGTCTCTCCAATCATACCCATCCTCCCATATTGCAGATCCAGGTCTGTAGGTTATCCTTGAAGTAATGCAGTGTCCAAGACACAAAGTCAGGAATGTAATTGccaataatctaaataaaaaaagtacatttaaaaaaaaaaacaaatgcaaatgtatAAAACTGCAACTACAGCTATCGTGCAGAACTCTCTTGTTTGCACATAAAGCTTTACTGGTGGTGTGTTCAACCCCCCTCAATAACAACAGTTCTTGATCTAGCTACACATCCAGAAGTAACCCATGTATATAATCTTTGCAAATATATAATCCTTGATGCTCCGTGATGACTGCAGCTGAATAAATAGTCTCACAGGACAGTTTCTGTACAGTTAtgtcatttctgtaatttacatcTAGATCCATCTCGACTTTTGCTGTTTTCGCTGTCTGTCATTGTTAAATTCAGCTGATTTGCATATAAAGGTGTCTATGAAACGGCTTATTTTTATTCTGAACCAAAAATCTTTAACAGGTTACAATAAATGATATTGGCcatttttaatttgacatttcaGACTAATCCTAGGGACACAGAAGACCTAcagtatattatgttatattattgaAATGGGCATAATGGATGCACTTTAACACTTTAGGCAATATAAAACATAATGAAGGTGAGGTAAAGAAAGTTATGCATACCTTCACAATTGTTTTTCCAATAATACAGATCAGGGAAGCAATTTTTCCCCAGGTGATACCATCCTGAAACACTTTGTCTGCAAGTCTCTGGAAATGCTGTCTGTCCAGCACGCATGCAAACCTATCAGTTAAGCTGAAACCAAGCACAATTTTATTTGTTAACTTgattaaagttaaaaataaaatactcaaTTTCTACATTTCGTTCACTTCAGCAGCTTTGCAATTACATGTTAATGAAATGTCATTAAAGTATCAGATAGCTTAAATGTTTAGGGTTAGAATAAGCTGTAGCCTACTTGCAATTGTACTTACAGTCAGTGAACGTCTCTTggggatcatcaaaataaaagttagcTTAATCAAAGACTGCTGAAATGTGTTTTACAAgaattttacaagaaaataatatttcagGTTAAATTTAATGTGTTACTTGCTAtttgacacagtggctcagtggttagcaccgtcgcctTACAGCAATATGATCGCTGGTTCTAGTTttggctaagtcagttggcatttgtggattgttctccccgtgttggcgtgggtttcctctgggaacTCCAGTttatagtccaaagacatacactatataagtgaattgaataaactaaattctctgtagcatatgagtgtgtatgtttcccagtactgggttgcagctggaaggacattcgctgtttagacatatgctagataagttggtggttcattccgctgtggagaccccagattaataaagggactattcattcattcattttcttagtccctttaataatctggggtcgccaaagcggaatgaaccgccaacttatctagcatatgtctaaacagcgaatgtccttccaggCACACTCATCCCTGCCCTCTCTATCTGGCCCGTAAGTGATCTGAGAAGATGAATGAGGAAGAATCCATGATATGACTTACAAGAAAACCAAAATAATAAGGATATCATCGATTCCTATGAAACTTAGTCCATACCAGGGGGTTAATCGTTGGATAATGCTACAATAGGCTAAATAATGATAAACGACGATCAAACTAAATGTTGCATACAATCATATAACTGTAAACTTAGACCTTAAATATGACTTGTTTTTAAGGATCAACATGACCCAGGGGCATGTCCTACTTGTAAAAGTGTACTACAAGTTTTTATCCTAGTTTTATCCTAGGCctaaatgttttaaagtaattGTTATTTAGTCTATTGATTGTATATTATAAAGCCATCAGCTCGATAACAAAGAAATGTGAAACTTACCTAAGAACAACGTTGTTTGAAAACTGGACATCTTTAAGATAAAAAGTTAAATGTCAGTGTACTGCTCTCTGTTCACATCTGTAGAAAAAAATGGATAGACCTGCGGTTCCAATACCTGATGCCAtgaattgacttttttttctatCGTCCTCCTTAATGGTCCTGATATCGGAAAGCCGAATGTCCGCTTCATGCGTCTACAGAcgaaatagttttttttgtaatGGCTCTAGCCTGGGTCTTAACTAACGAGTTTAGCAAGTCTTTCAATAGCCTGCTATAAAGCAACTATATCAAGTTCCGCAAGTTCATTTGTTCCGCATCTTACCTCTTAGGCAAATTGAAAATAAAAGCGAAACAAACAAGTGATATTTCAGACTACCCccaaaatacagttaaagtcagaaatattagcccccgtttatttatgtattttttcaatttctgtttagcgaaGAAATAATGTTTctgttaaattgatttattttttatttgccatgacagtaaattttatttgactagatatttttcaagacatacagcttaaagtgacatttaaaggcttaactaagttaattatgttaactaagcaggttagagtaattaggcaaatcaatatatatatatatatatatatatatatatatatatatatatatatatatatatatatatatatatatatatatatatatatatacatatatatatatatatatatacatatatatatatatacacagtcgTGGCCAAAAGTTTTGAGAATGACACATATATTAGTTTCCCAAAGTTTGCTGCTAAACTGCTTTTAGATCTTTGTTTCAGTTGTTTCTGTGATGTACTGAAATATAATTACAAGCACTTCATAtgtttcaaaggcttttatcaaCAATTATATGACATTTATGCAAAGAGTCAGTATTTGCAGTGTTGGCCCTTCTTTTTCAGGACCTCTGAAATTCGACTGGGGATGCTCTCAATCAACttctgggccaaatcctgactgATAGCGACCCATTCTTTCATTATCAATTCTTGGAGTTTGTCGAATTAGTGGGTTTTTGTTTGTCCACCGCCTCTTGAGGATTGACCACAAATTCTCAATTGGATTAAGGATCTGGAGAGTTTTCAGGTCATGGACCCAAAATTTCAATGTTTTGGTCTCTGAGCCACTTAGAAATCACTTTTGCCTTAAGGCACGGTGCTCCGTCATGCTGAAAAATGCATTGTTCTTTACCAAACTGTTGTTGGATTGTTGAAAGAAGTTGCTGTTGGAGGGTGTTTGGTACCATTCTTTATTTATAGATGTGTTTTTGGGCAAAATTGTGAGTGAGCCCACTACCTTAGATGAGAAGCAACCCCACACATGAATGGTCTCAGGATCCTTTACTGTTGGCATGACACAGGACTGATGGTAGCGCTCTCCTTGTCTTCTCCAGACAAGCCTTTTTCCAGATGCCCCAAACAAATGAAAAGGGGCTTCATCAAAAATATGACTTTGCCCCAGTCCTCATGCAGCAGTCCATTCGCCATACTTTTTGCAGAAGATTAATCTGtccctaaagtttttttttgaagAGAAGTGGCTTCTTTGCTGCCCTTCTTGACACCAGGCCGTCTTCCAAAAGTCTTCGCCTCACTGTGCGTGCAGATGTGCTCACACTTGCCTGCTGCCATTCCTGAGCAAGCTTTGCACAGTTGGCACTTTGATCCCGCAGCTGAAT
This portion of the Danio rerio strain Tuebingen ecotype United States chromosome 3, GRCz12tu, whole genome shotgun sequence genome encodes:
- the LOC100534669 gene encoding bcl-2-like protein 1, whose amino-acid sequence is MASDVQFSNNVVLSLTDRFACVLDRQHFQRLADKVFQDGITWGKIASLICIIGKTIVKIIGNYIPDFVSWTLHYFKDNLQTWICNMGGWINSVSSLARFSLELDLGSSSSMIWSSSGLLFISGMLLGGFIVWSLIRRA